A section of the Primulina eburnea isolate SZY01 chromosome 1, ASM2296580v1, whole genome shotgun sequence genome encodes:
- the LOC140803324 gene encoding receptor-like protein EIX1 codes for QWKKRKYLSREERQALLKFKSELTDSYGRLSSWGTGENKMECCKWRGVRCDNRTNHVVRLNLRGPAISSSYVIPEAPLKDKFQYYPAAPLTGKISSPLLELKHLTYLDLSSNFFDPRFPEFICSLTELHYLNLSQAGFKGPIPQCVGNLSKLLYLDLSGVYGFYGKSLDWVVQLHSLEYLDLSFVDLHEVTNWLQPISKLSSVKQLYLINCSLHDIHILYLQSMLPLLLKSLTSPQINSLII; via the coding sequence CAATGGAAGAAACGTAAATATTTGTCCCGAGAGGAGAGACAAGCGCTTCTCAAGTTCAAAAGCGAGCTTACCGATTCTTACGGAAGATTATCTTCATGGGGGACTGGAGAAAACAAAATGGAGTGTTGCAAGTGGAGAGGGGTTCGTTGCGATAACCGGACCAATCATGTCGTACGATTGAATCTCCGAGGTCCAGCCATATCATCAAGTTATGTGATTCCCGAGGCTCCCCTGAAAGATAAGTTCCAGTACTATCCAGCTGCTCCCCTTACAGGTAAGATTAGCTCACCATTGCTTGAGTTGAAGCACTTGACTTATCTAGACTTGAGTAGCAATTTTTTCGACCCTCGTTTCCCGGAGTTCATATGTTCACTCACAGAATTGCACTATCTCAATCTTTCCCAAGCTGGTTTCAAGGGACCAATCCCTCAGTGTGTTGGAAACCTTTCCAAGTTATTATACCTCGATCTTAGTGGAGTTTATGGCTTCTACGGTAAAAGTCTTGATTGGGTCGTTCAACTTCATTCACTTGAATATCTTGACCTCAGTTTTGTGGACCTCCATGAAGTAACCAATTGGTTACAACCAATTAGCAAATTAAGTTCCGTAAAACAATTGTACTTGATCAATTGTTCCCTTCACGATATCCATATTCTTTACCTACAATCAATGCTTCCGCTCCTCTTGAAATCCTTGACTTCTCCTCAAATCAACTCTCTTATAATTTAA
- the LOC140810977 gene encoding actin-depolymerizing factor 7-like, with the protein MSNASSGTAVHDDCKLKFLELKAKRNHRFIIFKIEGQKVVVEKLGSPGDSYDDFTASLPPNECRFAVYDFDFITNENCQRSKIYFIAWSPEMSKVRMKMVYASSKDRFKRELDGIQVELQATDPSEMSFDIIKARAY; encoded by the exons ATG TCGAATGCTTCGTCTGGGACGGCGGTGCACGACGACTGTAAGCTAAAATTCTTGGAATTAAAAGCAAAGCGAAACCACCGTTTCATAATCTTCAAGATCGAGGGGCAGAAGGTGGTCGTGGAGAAGCTCGGCAGCCCCGGGGACAGCTACGACGATTTCACTGCGTCGCTCCCGCCCAATGAGTGCCGCTTTGCTGTCTACGATTTCGACTTCATCACCAATGAAAATTGCCAGAGGAGCAAGATTTACTTCATCGCTTG GTCACCGGAGATGTCGAAAGTGAGAATGAAGATGGTGTACGCAAGCTCGAAGGACAGATTCAAGAGGGAACTGGATGGGATTCAGGTCGAGTTGCAGGCCACAGATCCAAGTGAGATGAGCTTCGATATCATCAAAGCACGTGCTTACTGA
- the LOC140825985 gene encoding tubulin beta-1 chain, with amino-acid sequence MREILHIQGGQCGNQIGTKFWEVVCAEHGIDSTGRYSGDDELQLERVNVYYNEASCGRFVPRAVLMDLEPGTMDSVRSGTYGQIFRPDNFVFGQSGAGNNWAKGHYTEGAELIDSVLDVVRKEAENCDCLQGFQVCHSLGGGTGSGMGTLLISKIREEYPDRMMLTFSVFPSPKVSDTVVEPYNATLSVHQLVENADECMVLDNEALYDICFRTLKLTTPSFGDLNHLISATMSGVTCCLRFPGQLNSDLRKLAVNLIPFPRLHFFMVGFAPLTSRGSQQYRSLTVPELTQQMWDAKNMMCAADPRHGRYLTASALFRGKMSTKEVDEQMINVQNKNSSYFVEWIPNNVKSTVCDIPPTGLKMASTFIGNSTSIQEMFRRVSEQFTAMFRRKAFLHWYTGEGMDEMEFTEAESNMNDLVSEYQQYQDATAEEGYNYEDEEDVEEEA; translated from the exons ATGCGTGAAATCCTGCATATCCAGGGTGGCCAATGCGGCAACCAGATCGGAACGAAGTTTTGGGAGGTGGTGTGCGCGGAGCACGGAATAGATTCCACTGGAAGATACAGCGGTGACGATGAACTGCAACTGGAGCGTGTGAATGTCTACTACAACGAGGCGAGCTGCGGGAGGTTTGTTCCACGCGCCGTGCTCATGGATTTGGAGCCTGGTACTATGGACAGCGTCAGATCTGGTACGTACGGGCAGATTTTCCGACCTGATAACTTCGTTTTTGGACAGTCCGGTGCAGGAAACAACTGGGCGAAGGGTCATTATACCGAGGGAGCGGAGTTGATCGATTCGGTGCTCGATGTGGTGAGGAAAGAGGCGGAAAATTGTGATTGTTTACAAG GTTTTCAGGTCTGCCATTCTTTGGGAGGTGGAACAGGATCAGGGATGGGAACTCTTCTTATTTCTAAGATCAGGGAAGAGTATCCAGACCGCATGATGCTTACATTCTCTGTCTTTCCATCCCCTAAGGTGTCGGACACTGTTGTTGAACCCTATAATGCTACTCTATCTGTCCACCAGCTTGTCGAGAATGCGGACGAGTGTATGGTGTTGGATAATGAAGCACTCTATGACATTTGTTTCCGAACTCTTAAGCTCACCACTCCAAGCT TTGGAGATCTCAATCATCTGATTTCTGCCACCATGAGTGGGGTGACTTGCTGCCTCCGTTTCCCTGGCCAGCTCAATTCTGATCTCCGTAAACTCGCTGTCAACCTCATCCCATTCCCTCGGCTTCACTTCTTCATGGTTGGGTTTGCTCCACTCACGTCTCGTGGTTCACAGCAATACCGATCCCTCACTGTTCCCGAACTCACCCAACAAATGTGGGATGCAAAGAACATGATGTGTGCGGCTGATCCTCGCCATGGTCGTTACTTGACTGCCTCAGCATTGTTCCGTGGCAAGATGAGCACCAAGGAGGTTGATGAACAAATGATCAACGTTCAAAACAAGAACTCATCTTACTTTGTTGAATGGATCCCTAACAACGTCAAATCCACCGTATGTGATATTCCTCCAACTGGCCTTAAGATGGCATCGACATTTATTGGTAACTCCACTTCGATACAAGAGATGTTCCGTAGGGTCAGTGAGCAATTCACTGCTATGTTCCGTAGGAAGGCATTTTTGCATTGGTACACAGGAGAGGGCATGGACGAAATGGAATTCACCGAGGCTGAGAGCAACATGAACGATCTAGTTTCTGAATATCAACAATACCAGGACGCAACAGCAGAGGAAGGATATAATTACGAAGACGAAGAGGATGTCGAGGAGGAAGCGTAA
- the LOC140825995 gene encoding oxalate--CoA ligase-like, which translates to MASSTLTGLMNYVAGKFPSRRSVSVSGKFDVTHSRLNQMVEEAAAQLVAAGVRPGDVVALNFPNTVEFVVMFLAVIRVRATAAPLNSAYTFDEFEFYLSDSESKLLLTSKEGNEPAQAAAAKLNIGHISADLPAANSGIVLSPSPAGVDLNSLSELVNQPSDVALFLHTSGTTSRPKGVPLTQNNLYSSIQNIKQVYKIAESDSTVIVLPLFHVHGLLAGLLSSLGAGAAVALPAAGRFSASTFWSDMNKYKATWYTAVPTIHQIILDRHLSKPEPFYPKLRFIRSCSASLAPAIMARLEEAFEAPVLEAYAMTEASHLMASNPLPEDGPHKPGSVGKPVGQEMGILNEKGVVQGANVNGEVCIRGPNVTRGYKNNPDANISAFEFGWFHTGDVGFFDPDGYLHLVGRIKELINRGGEKISPIEVDAVLLSHPEIAQAVAFGVPDDKYGEEINCAVIPREGSNLDEAEVSRFCRKNLAAFKVPKKVFITDSLPKTATGKIQRRIVAEHFLAQISIAKVPKFGA; encoded by the exons ATGGCTAGTTCTACTCTCACCGGCTTGATGAATTATGTCGCCGGAAAATTCCCTTCCCGGAGGTCCGTTTCGGTATCCGGGAAGTTCGATGTCACCCATTCACGTCTGAATCAGATGGTGGAGGAGGCCGCCGCTCAGCTCGTTGCAGCTGGTGTGAGACCCGGCGATGTGGTTGCGCTTAATTTTCCCAACACAGTGGAG TTTGTGGTGATGTTTCTGGCCGTTATTCGAGTCCGAGCCACGGCGGCGCCGCTGAACTCCGCCTACACGTTCGACGAATTCGAGTTCTATTTATCAGATTCTGAATCTAAGCTTCTTCTCACTTCGAAAGAAGGCAACGAGCCCGCTCAGGCAGCCGCGGCGAAGCTAAACATCGGTCATATCTCCGCCGATTTACCAGCCGCCAATTCTGGTATTGTACTCTCTCCATCTCCGGCCGGGGTAGACCTTAACTCCCTGTCTGAACTCGTAAACCAACCCTCCGACGTCGCCCTATTCCTCCACACCTCTGGCACCACCAGCCGACCCAAAGGCGTCCCTTTAACCCAGAACAATCTGTACTCATCTATACAGAACATTAAACAAGTGTATAAAATCGCTGAATCAGACTCCACCGTGATCGTTCTTCCCCTGTTTCACGTCCACGGCTTGTTAGCCGGTTTATTGAGCTCTCTTGGCGCTGGAGCCGCCGTAGCTCTTCCCGCCGCCGGCAGGTTCTCCGCTTCCACCTTCTGGTCGGATATGAACAAGTATAAGGCCACTTGGTACACCGCCGTGCCCACCATCCACCAAATCATACTCGACCGCCACCTTTCCAAACCCGAACCGTTTTACCCGAAACTCCGGTTCATCCGGAGCTGCAGTGCCTCATTGGCGCCGGCGATCATGGCACGGCTAGAGGAGGCATTCGAGGCACCGGTTTTAGAGGCATACGCCATGACGGAGGCTTCCCATTTGATGGCTTCGAACCCTTTACCCGAGGATGGCCCGCATAAGCCCGGGTCGGTCGGGAAACCCGTGGGTCAAGAAATGGGAATATTGAATGAGAAGGGGGTGGTTCAAGGGGCTAATGTCAATGGGGAGGTTTGCATTAGGGGTCCAAATGTTACTAGAGGGTATAAGAATAATCCGGATGCTAATATATCGGCTTTCGAATTCGGGTGGTTCCATACCGGAGACGTCGGCTTCTTCGATCCCGACGGCTACTTGCATCTTGTAGGGAGGATCAAGGAGTTGATCAATCGTGGAG GGGAAAAGATATCGCCGATTGAAGTTGATGCCGTTCTTTTGTCCCATCCGGAGATCGCTCAGGCCGTGGCGTTCGGAGTCCCCGATGACAAGTATGGGGAAGAG ATTAATTGTGCTGTAATTCCCAGAGAAGGATCAAACTTGGATGAAGCAGAGGTTTCAAGGTTCTGCAGGAAAAATCTTGCTGCATTCAAGGTCCCAAAGAAGGTTTTCATCACAGATTCGCTCCCGAAAACCGCTACTGGGAAAATCCAACGGAGAATTGTTGCAGAGCACTTCCTCGCACAGATTTCTATTGCTAAGGTTCCCAAATTTGGAGCTTAG
- the LOC140810993 gene encoding uncharacterized protein encodes MASQKISKSSIIFALVSAFLVQGILANVECENLDKNWCSFAVSSSGRRCVLEKIVRRSGEEVYMCRTSEIEADKYKNLIETDECVNACGLDRNTLGISSDSFLESRFALKLCSDECYRKCPNVVDLHFNLAAGEGIYLPKLCKEQGANARRGMVEIKSSGFVAPGPDSPRLAPHNFLSAPAPAFPPF; translated from the exons ATGGCCTCACAAAAgatttcaaaatcttcaatTATATTTGCTCTCGTATCTGCCTTCTTGGTGCAAGGTATTCTAG CCAATGTGGAGTGCGAGAATCTTGACAAAAATTGGTGCTCGTTTGCCGTATCATCCTCCGGGAGGCGATGTGTGCTGGAGAAGATCGTGCGCAGAAGCGGGGAGGAGGTGTACATGTGCCGCACTTCAGAGATCGAGGCCGACAAATACAAGAACTTGATCGAAACAGATGAATGCGTAAATGCGTGTGGGTTGGACAGAAACACGCTCGGGATCTCGTCTGACTCTTTTCTCGAATCGCGTTTCGCGCTCAAGCTTTGCTCGGATGAATGCTATCGAAAATGCCCCAACGTTGTCGATCTTCACTTCAATCTTGCTGCTGGAGAAG GCATCTATCTTCCCAAGCTATGTAAAGAACAAGGAGCAAACGCCCGCCGCGGAATGGTAGAGATCAAAAGCTCGGGATTCGTCGCGCCTGGACCAGATTCACCCAGGCTTGCTCCTCATAACTTCCTATCGGCCCCTGCTCCTGCGTTTCCACCTTTCTAG